The following are encoded in a window of Terriglobia bacterium genomic DNA:
- a CDS encoding IS5 family transposase — protein MNSHHQQRTLAMMTGFERYTKKTRRAQFLEEMEQVVPWAKLGALLEPHYPKAGGGRPPVGVERMLRIYFLQQWFNLSDPAVEEALYDSMVMRDFVGIDLGREPAPDETTVCKFRHLLEAHGLGGEMLEAVNLHLQSKGVRITKGTIVDATIIHAPSSTKNQLQQRDPEMKQTKKGGQWYFGMKAHVGVDSKTKMIHSVVATAANQADA, from the coding sequence ATGAACTCTCACCACCAACAGAGGACACTGGCGATGATGACGGGCTTTGAGCGGTACACGAAGAAGACGCGACGGGCGCAGTTTCTGGAGGAGATGGAGCAGGTGGTGCCGTGGGCGAAGCTGGGTGCGCTGCTCGAACCGCATTACCCCAAGGCGGGCGGTGGACGGCCGCCGGTGGGGGTGGAGCGGATGCTGCGGATTTATTTTCTGCAGCAGTGGTTCAACTTATCGGACCCGGCGGTGGAAGAAGCGCTGTACGACTCGATGGTGATGCGCGATTTCGTGGGCATTGACCTGGGGCGGGAGCCGGCGCCGGACGAGACCACGGTGTGCAAGTTCCGCCATCTTTTGGAAGCGCACGGGTTGGGCGGGGAGATGCTGGAGGCGGTGAACCTGCATTTGCAAAGTAAGGGGGTGCGGATCACGAAGGGCACGATCGTGGACGCGACCATCATTCATGCGCCCAGCTCGACGAAGAATCAGTTGCAGCAACGCGATCCGGAGATGAAGCAGACCAAGAAGGGCGGGCAGTGGTATTTCGGGATGAAGGCGCACGTGGGCGTAGACAGCAAGACGAAGATGATCCACAGCGTGGTGGCCACGGCCGCGAACCAGGCGGACGCG
- the murG gene encoding undecaprenyldiphospho-muramoylpentapeptide beta-N-acetylglucosaminyltransferase, whose translation MRALLAGGGTGGHVIPALAIARELHDKFGAEIIFVGTARGIETRLVPAAGFPLKLIDVGQLKNVSAITRLKTLFALPRAIFAASQILREFHPDVVIGVGGYASGPAMLAAALSSVPAVAFEPNFVPGFANRVVAPMIAVAAVQFPETRHWFRRSVVTGVPVRHAFFEIPPRPPGADPTLLLFGGSQGAHALNRALIEALPTLIERVPGLRVIHQTGERDYNEAQADYLSAGIPAEVSPFIHDMPGAFARADLVICRSGASTVAEIAAAGKPAIFVPFPRAADDHQRRNAEALSTKNAAILIPESELTPQRLADTAAQLLNDPAHLRAMGAAAHRLAHPDAAGEIAGLAAKLAGVPD comes from the coding sequence ATGCGCGCACTCCTGGCAGGCGGCGGAACCGGCGGACACGTCATTCCCGCGCTGGCCATCGCCCGGGAACTGCATGACAAGTTCGGCGCGGAGATCATTTTCGTCGGCACCGCGCGCGGCATCGAAACCCGCCTCGTCCCCGCCGCCGGCTTTCCGCTGAAGCTGATTGACGTCGGCCAGCTCAAGAACGTCAGCGCCATTACGCGCCTGAAGACCTTGTTCGCCCTGCCGCGCGCCATTTTCGCCGCGTCGCAAATCCTGCGCGAGTTCCATCCCGACGTCGTCATCGGCGTCGGTGGGTACGCCTCCGGCCCGGCGATGCTAGCCGCCGCGCTCAGCAGCGTGCCGGCGGTGGCGTTCGAACCTAACTTCGTTCCCGGCTTCGCCAACCGCGTGGTCGCTCCCATGATCGCGGTAGCGGCGGTGCAGTTTCCCGAGACCCGCCACTGGTTTCGCCGCTCGGTTGTGACCGGCGTTCCGGTGCGCCACGCTTTTTTCGAGATTCCGCCGCGCCCGCCCGGCGCAGATCCGACGCTGTTATTGTTCGGCGGCAGCCAGGGCGCGCACGCCCTCAATCGCGCGCTCATCGAGGCGCTGCCCACGCTCATCGAGCGCGTGCCGGGCCTGCGCGTCATTCATCAGACCGGCGAGCGCGATTACAACGAGGCGCAGGCCGATTACCTGAGTGCCGGAATTCCCGCCGAGGTTTCTCCGTTCATTCACGACATGCCCGGCGCCTTCGCGCGCGCCGACCTGGTGATTTGCCGTTCCGGCGCCAGCACCGTCGCCGAGATCGCGGCGGCAGGGAAGCCGGCCATTTTCGTGCCCTTCCCGCGCGCCGCCGACGATCACCAGCGCCGTAACGCCGAGGCGCTCTCGACGAAAAACGCGGCCATACTCATCCCGGAATCGGAACTTACGCCGCAAAGGCTGGCCGACACGGCGGCGCAACTGCTCAACGATCCCGCGCACCTGCGAGCGATGGGTGCGGCAGCGCATCGGCTCGCCCATCCCGATGCCGCCGGCGAAATCGCCGGTTTGGCCGCGAAATTGGCGGGTGTGCCGGACTAG
- the ftsW gene encoding putative lipid II flippase FtsW: MAKRVSVDKTLFTVTLILVFIGLVMVFSASAVIAKDKFGSPYHFVVRQFGWALAGLAAMLGAMRLDYRRYKHPAVVFSLMAVTTLLLISVFFLDRTHNTHRWIKLGPLSFQPSELAKPTLILFLAYFLETRTKSMDDWRGTLMPAIAPAVVMSALILVQPDLGTALACAAISAVILFVAGMNLKYYAYALAPLPLFFYVFIVRVPWRYQRILAFLDPYSDPQGRGFHIIQSLIAVGTGGLTGLGLMEGKQKLFYLPEPHTDFIFAVTAEELGLLGATVVVALFAIFLYRAIRAAVITDDVFARYLATGIGAMVGVQALFNISVVLGLAPTKGIPLPFISYGGSSLFITLASVGVLLNITQHTD, from the coding sequence ATGGCCAAACGCGTCAGCGTCGACAAAACTCTCTTCACCGTCACGCTGATCCTGGTTTTCATCGGCCTCGTCATGGTGTTCAGCGCCTCGGCGGTGATTGCCAAGGACAAGTTCGGCTCCCCCTATCACTTCGTGGTGCGCCAGTTCGGTTGGGCATTGGCCGGGCTCGCGGCAATGTTGGGCGCCATGCGCCTCGACTACCGCCGCTACAAGCATCCGGCGGTTGTCTTCTCGCTGATGGCCGTGACCACCTTGCTGCTGATCTCGGTTTTCTTCCTTGACCGGACGCACAACACGCATCGCTGGATCAAGCTCGGCCCGCTTTCCTTCCAGCCTTCCGAACTCGCCAAGCCCACGCTCATCCTCTTTCTCGCGTATTTCCTCGAAACGCGTACCAAGTCCATGGACGATTGGCGCGGCACCCTCATGCCGGCCATTGCGCCCGCGGTGGTGATGTCGGCGCTCATCCTGGTTCAGCCCGACCTTGGCACCGCGCTCGCCTGCGCCGCTATCAGCGCCGTCATCCTGTTCGTCGCCGGCATGAACCTGAAGTATTACGCCTACGCGCTCGCGCCCCTGCCGCTCTTCTTTTATGTCTTCATCGTGCGCGTTCCCTGGCGTTACCAGCGCATTCTGGCCTTTCTCGACCCGTACTCCGACCCGCAGGGACGCGGCTTCCACATCATTCAGTCGCTGATCGCCGTCGGCACCGGCGGCCTCACCGGCCTCGGCCTGATGGAAGGCAAGCAGAAGTTGTTCTACCTGCCCGAGCCCCACACCGACTTCATCTTTGCCGTCACCGCCGAGGAGCTTGGTTTGCTGGGTGCGACCGTGGTGGTCGCGCTGTTCGCCATTTTTCTCTATCGCGCCATCCGTGCCGCGGTTATCACCGACGACGTCTTTGCGCGCTACCTCGCCACCGGCATCGGCGCCATGGTCGGGGTGCAGGCGCTGTTCAACATCAGCGTGGTCCTCGGCCTGGCCCCCACCAAAGGCATCCCGCTGCCCTTCATCTCCTACGGCGGATCGTCGCTGTTCATCACCCTCGCCAGCGTCGGCGTGCTGCTCAACATCACCCAACACACGGACTGA